A region of the Kribbella sp. NBC_01245 genome:
CTGGGCATCACCGAACTCACCGCGAAGGGCGGCCGCGATCTGGCCGTTCACGATGCTCGGCCGCAACGGCGTCATCCGCTGAGCGTGCTCGACCGCCTCCACATAGGCCCGAGCCTCGGCCGAGTCGGACGGGATCGACAACGCACCGAGGTACGCGCCGTTTTGCCCCAGGTCGGCGAGATTCTCCAGAACTTGCGCGTGGGAAACGCCATGGTGCGCGTCGATCCCGAAGCCGAGACAGACCACCAAACGGTTGATGCCGTCGATACCCGCCACCGCAGCGAGGCTGGCCATGTCCTCTTCGGGTGTGCCGAGCCCGGCCTCGTCGCCTCGCATCAGGATGTCGGTACCACCGTCGACCAGAATTACCGCGTCGAGATCCAGTTCCGCGATCAACCAGCGGTACGCGGCCCGCAGCGGCCGAACGCCACTGCGTGGGAAGGCGTACACCGTCGGCGCCAAGTGCGTACCGGCGAGCCAACGGGCGAGCGTCCGCTCCGGGAAGTAGGCGTCGTTGCCAGTGGTGGCCGGCTCGACCCGCGCGACGTTCGGGCCGGATGGGTCGACCAGGTGGGTCAGATCGCTGAAGCTGTGGTTGGCGAGGTGGACCTCTTTACCGAGCCCATCGAGCGCGATCGCCAGCGGCAAACCGGCGTAGACGTCGAACCCACCGCCCGCCCCCGCGATCAGCACACGCCGAGCATCCCGCAACCGCCGAAACAACGGCGGCTCAGCCAAGTTGAACACCGCGCCCACGCTGACCCCTCCCCAACAGACACGCCGCACTTTTTCCGCTCATCGGACCCTTGTGACCAGGCGTGTCGGCGTTCATCGGTCCCTTGTGACCACCAGTTGTTGGCGTTCGTTCTTCAGGATACGGCTTAGATACCGGCCGTATTCCGACGAATGAACGCCAAGTGGGTAGGCCTGCGCGTTGGTCAGAAGGGCCCGATGAACGCCGACACGCCTGGTCACAAGGGACCGATCAACAGGAATGCGTCGCGTCACAAGGGGCCGGTGAGCGGGACGGCGGCGGCGCGGGAGGGTTAGTGGGTTAGGAGGGTGTTCAGGAGGGCGGCGGGGGGTTCGGGGGTGTCCAGGGTGATGGCGAAGCGGGTGCCGTTGGTGAGGTCTAGGACTAGGCCTGGGCCGGCGCGGAGGATGAGGCCGCGTTTGCCGGGGGTTACGCGGTAGCCCCAGCCGCCCCATTGCATGGGCTGGATCTGCTCGACACTGGCCTGGCGGATTTCGGCGAGGGGGATGTTGATGCGGACGCCTGGGCCGAAGACGACGCGAACGCCATTCGCGTCGACGCGGAGCGTGGCTCGTTGCAGCACGGCGCCGGCCACCGTGACGGCGAGGACGCAGATGCCGATCAAGGCGTCGACCGCGAGGACCAGGATCAGGCCGATGACGGCGCAGCTGACGGCCAAGGCGGCGAACCCGCGCGAGCGGATCTCCGTCACATAGACCGCCCGCTCACCCGGCGCGAGGTCGAGATGCGGCAGCTCCGCATCCGGCACAGACGCGTCACCAACGACGAGTGGCGTGGGCCAGAGGAGGGCGACGATGGCTGGGCCAGCGAAGGCGACCGCCAGTGCGATGACCAAACCCAGCCACGGCAGATCGGTCCCACTGTGGCCACCGAAAGCGCCGGCGATGTAGGCGGTGAGGACGGCAAGGGAGCCCATCAGGTACGCCGCGAAGGCGCAGGCGGTGACGCTCCACCGGGCCGACTCGATCCGGGCGAATCCGGCCGCAGCTAGGGCGGCGCCGCCGGTCACGGCCAGGTTGAGCACGGCGAAAACCGTGCGGCTCATCGTCCGGTCGGCCTCGCCACTGCTGTTCCAGTGGCTCGGTATCGGGTCCGGGAGATCCATCGTGAGCAGAACCAGGCCAACCGCGATCACCGGCAGGGCGATCACCAGCAGTGCCAGGACCTTGCGAATCATGACGTCCTCCTCAACAAGTCGGCGACTTCTTCGGCCGACATTCCCAGCCGGCGGCCCTCCGCCAGCAGTTCGCGCACCAGCTCCGCCATCCGCCCGGTCGCGGGGGTGGCGTTGTGACTGACGGTGGCGCCACGGCCGCGGCGCAGCTCGATCAGGCCCTCGTCGCGCACCGCGGCATACGCCCGCAGCACGGTGTGCATGTTGACCCCGAGACCCGACGCCAGCTCGCGCGCCGGAGGTAATCGGTCGCCGCCCTTGACCGTGCCCGACGCGACCGCCGCCCGGATCTGGCCGGCGATCTGGTCGGCCAGTGGTTCCTTGGCCGTCAGGTCCACCTTGATCAACATAGTTCGTATCGTACTAGAACAATACCGCGCGACGAAACCGAATTGCTCTCCCGCGAAGCGGCCGCCATGCTCCCACCATGACCATTTGCCAAGAGGTAGGCGTATGACGATTCACCACGAGGTCCACGGCACCGGACCCGCTCTACTGCTCATCCACGCGGGTGTGGCCGACTCACGGATGTGGGCCGCGCAGCGCGACGACCTGGCCAAGGACCACCTGGTGGTGACGCTGGACCTCCGCGGGTACGGCGAAACGCCTCTAGCCCCCGGTACCGAGTACTCGGACGCGGACGACGTACTGGCTGTCCTGGACGCCCTAGGCCTCGACACGGTTACAGCTGTCGCAGCGTCGTACGGGGCGAACGTGGCGCTACAAGCCGCTAGCCATAAGCCGCAGCGGTTCAACCGGCTGGTGCTCTTCTCGCCGCCTCTGGACGAGGTAGACGCGACAGAAGACCTCAGAGCCTTCGCTACCAAAGAGAACGCGCTACTTGAGGCTGGAGACATCGCCCAAGCGACTGCGCTGAACGTACAGACCTGGCTAGGCCCTGAAGCCGGCGAGGAGGCTCGGGCGCTCGTGACCGAGATGCAGGCGAACGCGTTCCAGATCCAGATCGCTGCCGGCGACGACATCAAGAACGCGGAGTACGCCGTACAGCCTGACCGGATCGCCGTACCCGTCACTGTGTACGACGGCGCGCACGACCTCGAGTTCTTCCACCGGACCACGAAGTACCTGGCCGAGGCTCTGCCGGACGCCCAGCTGGTCACTCTGCCCTGGGCCGGCCACCTCGCGGCCCTCGAACGCCCGGCCGAGACGACCGCGCTGATCCGCGCAGCACTCTAAAGCCGACAACGAGAAGAGGCACCTTGGGCCCAGCCCAAGGTGCCTCTAACAACGTCAGTCCGCGAGCGCACCCATCGGGTCCCACGCCGGCAGCACGATCGGCTCGTCGCCGAGACGCGCCTGCAGCTCGGCCGGCAGCGCCGAACGACGGACGGCGATCTCGAAGACGTGCTCACCGAACCACGAGTCGTTCATGGTCCAGAAGCCGCTGTCGGCCTTCTCGTCACCCCAGCTGTTCTCGACCCGCCAGCGGCGCGGCTCACCGTCGACCACGTCGACACCGGTGAACAGCATCGCGTGCGTCATCAGGGTCTCGTGGTGCAGCAGCCGCTCGGCCTTGTCCAGCTCGAACTTGGTGTCGTAGACGGCCTCGTAGTCGAACAGCGCCGCGTCCCAGTAGCCAAGGTCGGACGACATCTGCTTGCCGACGTCGCAGCCGAACCAGACCGGCTCGCCGCCGACGATCGCGTCCATCGCCAGCTGCTTGATCAGGTCCATCTCGACGTTCAGGTAGACCACCGGCGGCGCGTCGATGACGTTGCCGAGGTACTCCACGGTGAAGGTCCGGCCGGCCGGGCTCGACTCACGCGGGTCGTGCACGACGCAGACGTACTCCTCCAGCGGAATCGTCACGTACTTCTTCGCGAACTCGGTCGGCGTCATCCAGCCGTCGCGGTGGAAGCCCTTGTCGTTGTCCTTCCACTGCCACAGGAACTTCTGCGGCGGCGTGCCCAGGTGAATGCTCAGCACCCGGTGGACGACCGTCAGCACCTCCTGCTTGCGCGCCCGCTGCGCCTCGGCGTCACCGGCGAGTTTGCGCAGGTCGCGGGCGCCCTGACGCAACACCTTGCGCAGGGTTTCGTTCATGGCACTGGTGTTCGACGAGCTCTCGGTCTCCGGCATCGCGGTCTTCGGCACCAGGCCGTGCTTGTGCACGAGCGCGATGAACATGTTCCACTGGCCGCCGTCGCCGATCGGGTCGGACAGCAGATGCGCCACGGTCCGGTCGTCGACGTCGCGGTCGGAGGTCTCCAGAGCCGCCTCCAGGAAGAAGTTCGAACGTTCGAACTTGTCCCAGAAGAGCAGGTAGTTCTGTGAGAACTCGAAGTCCTTGACGTCCAGCTTCTGCGCCGCGCCGGTCCGCAGCAGGTTCAGTCCGGCGAAGAGCCAGCAGCGGCCGCTCTTCTTCTGGTTGGTGACCTTCCAGTCGTCCAGCAGGTTCGACACCGAATGGTCGAGACCGGTGACGATCCGGCGGTCGAGGGCGATCTCGTTGACGGGCGTCTGCGTGACGGCGTTCTGCATCACCCGGTACGAGGGCTGGGCCGCGAACTCCTTCTCGAAGAGTTCCAGCTGTTCGGCTGTGAGGTTGCGCTCCATGAAAGTCGACGGTATCTCAGCACCAAAGGGCTTTGCGTACCTGACGGAGTGGCGCATCCGTGCCAATGCCTAAGTTCGCCACCTTCAGATCAGGCCGCGCTGGTACGCGCGCACCAGCGCACGCGGCACCCGGAGCTGTTCACCGTCCACCGTGATCGGGACCAGATCGACCGGCGTCGCCTTCCACTGGGCCCGCCGTTTGCGGGTGTTGGAACGCGACATCTTGCGCTTCGGAACGGCCACGGCGATCTCCTCGACTTGCCTCAGGGATGACGATCACCGATGCTAGATGAAAACGACTTTCAACACCAGCAACGGGTACGACGTACGCCTGGCGCGGGCGACGTACGCCGGAAAGGTCCCACCGTGGCACGACGCATCCCGCCGGCCGGCAATCGCAAACCGAAGCCGAACCCCCTGATCCGCGACGGCATCGAGTACGTCGACTACAAGGACACCGCGCTGTTGCGGAAGTTCATCTCCGATCGCGGCAAGATCCGCTCCCGCCGGGTCACCGGTCTGACCGTGCAGCAGCAGAAGCAGGTCGCCCGCGCGATCAAGAACGCCCGCGAAATGGCACTCCTGCCATACACCTCGACCACCCGCTAGCCCGAAGAGCCTTTGCGCCCCAGGGCAAACCCCCTGGGCATGCATTCATTCGTCGGAATCCGCCCTCTCAACCAAAGCGGACCAGTACAGGGCGGCGGCGGGGAGAGGGCGGATTCCGACGAATGAATGCAAAGGCGGCAGTTAGACGAGGCGGCGGTCGGTGGCCCAGCGGGTTAGTTCGTGGCGGTTGGAGAGTTGGAGTTTGCGGAGGACGCTTGAGACGTGGGTCTCGACGGTCTTGACCGAGATGAAGAGTTCGCGGGCGACCTCTTTGTAGGCGTAGCCGCGGGCGATCAGGCGCAGTACCTCGCGCTCGCGCTGGGACAACCGGTCCAGGTCCTCGTCGACCGAGGCGATGTCGATGGCGCCGGAGAAGGCGTCCAGGACGAAGCCGGCCAGGCGGGGTGAGAAGACGGCGTCGCCGTCGGCGACCCGGCCGATGGCGTCGACCAGTTCGGTACCGCTGATGTTCTTGGTGACGTAACCGCGGGCGCCGGCCCGAATCACGCCGATCACGTCCTCGGCGGCGTCGGAGACCGACAGCGCGAGGAACTTCACCTCGGGATGACGCTGGTGGACCTGCTTCATCACCTCGGTACCACCACCGCCGGGCAGGTGGACGTCGAGCAGGACGACGTCGGGCTCGCCGGCCACGATCGCCTTCACCGCCGAGTCGACGTCGGCCCCCTCGCCCACGATGTCGACCGAGGCGCCGATCTCGCTGCGCACACCGGCCCGGAACATGTCGTGATCGTCGACCACGACGACTCGCCTCTGCACGCCGCTCATCTGTCCATCTCCAGTCGTACTTCGGTTCCCGTATCCGGATTCGACCGCACGGTAGCGCGGCCGCCGTGCCGTTCCATCCGGCCCATCACACTGTGCCGCAGCCCGAGCCGGTCCTCGGGCACCTGCTCAGGGTCGAATCCCTTGCCCCGATCGCGGACGAAGATCTCCGCCCGGTCGCCGTCGACCTCCACGAACACGTCGATCTTGTCCGCGCCGGAGTGCTTGGCCGCGTTCACCATCGACTCGCGCGCCGCCCGCACCATCGACGACACCCCGTCGGTCAGCTCGCAGTCCCCGACCGTGACGACCTCGATCGGTACGCCGTGGGCGTCCTCGACCTCGGCCGCGGCCCGTTTCACCGCTGCCGAGAGCGTCTTGTCGCTGTCGTCGGTTTCGTCGTACAGCCAGGAACGCAAGTCCCGCTCCTGGGCCCGGGCCAATCGGGCGACGGCCTTCGGATCGTTCGCCTGCTTCTGGATCAGCGCGAGCGTCTGCAGCACCGAGTCGTGCAGGTGCGCGGCCATATCGGCTCGCTCCTGGGTCCGGATGCGCTCGCTGCGCTCGTTCGTCAGGTCGCGGCTCAGGCCGTGGATCCAGGGCCCGGCGATCAGGCCGACGCCGACGATGGCCAGCAGTAGCGCGACGAGGACGTCGCCGAGCATCGAGAGCTTGCCGACCTGGACGAGGTACAACGTGACAGCGCCCGCGATCAGGAGCACGCCGACGGTCAGCCGCATGATCGGGCCGAACCCACGCTTGCCGAGCAGCAGCCCGAGGAACGGCAGTCGCGGATAGACCTTCGACCACTCGTTGCGCTGGTTGTCGTCCGCCTGCCGCCAGATCAGCGCGAGACCGGTGCCCGCGATCACCATCGGCCAGAAGAGCTTGCCCGCGATACCGAGGCCCATCACCTGCAAGAGCAGCAGCATGCCCGCGCCGAACACGATCATCGCCGCGGGCTGACCCTTGTTCGAGGTCTTGCCGGACGGCGGCGGCTTCGGCTGCTCCGTACGGAGGCCGAACTTGGTGGCCGCGTCCAGCCCGGGCGCGGCCGGACCCGGCGGCGGCGCCAGCGGCATCAGGAACCACAACGTCGCGTAGATGAGGACGCCGAACCCACCGAAGACCGTGACCAGGACGAACGTCAGCCGGACCGCGTGCGCCGAGATGCCGAGGTGGTCCGCGATACCGCCCGCGACGCCGCCGATATAGCGGTCCGTCGTACGCCGGTACGCGCGCCGAACCGCCGGCGGGTCCTCCACCGGCGGCACACGTGGCGCCTCCTGCGCGGCGGCGGGACCCGGGGGACCCTCCGACTGCGCTGCGGCGTGGGCTGGTTGTGTCATCCCCACGATCGTCACACGCCGGGCGGGCCGAAACCAGCGGGCACCCCCGGAGCGGCACCTCAACCGCGGGCGCGCGCGAGTCAGGGTCGAGACGGGGTCATCCCCGAGGCAACCTGGCCGATCGACCGGGCGAGCAGGGCCGACCGAGGTCAGCCGGGGTCGCGAGAGGGTCATCCCCGATGTCACAGCGGGTGGATAGGCGACACTATCGATGTCATGGAGCAGAACTCGAGTGGCCGCGGACCGGCCGGAGGTTTCGACCCGCAGCGGCTGCGCGAGGTGCAGAACTGGCGCCGC
Encoded here:
- a CDS encoding DUF1152 domain-containing protein, with the translated sequence MFNLAEPPLFRRLRDARRVLIAGAGGGFDVYAGLPLAIALDGLGKEVHLANHSFSDLTHLVDPSGPNVARVEPATTGNDAYFPERTLARWLAGTHLAPTVYAFPRSGVRPLRAAYRWLIAELDLDAVILVDGGTDILMRGDEAGLGTPEEDMASLAAVAGIDGINRLVVCLGFGIDAHHGVSHAQVLENLADLGQNGAYLGALSIPSDSAEARAYVEAVEHAQRMTPLRPSIVNGQIAAALRGEFGDAQFTSRTGGSELFVNPLMSVYFSVDLPGLANRLGYLDRIEETDHPQEISKVIEAYREQVPIRPGRALPH
- a CDS encoding DUF1648 domain-containing protein, with product MIRKVLALLVIALPVIAVGLVLLTMDLPDPIPSHWNSSGEADRTMSRTVFAVLNLAVTGGAALAAAGFARIESARWSVTACAFAAYLMGSLAVLTAYIAGAFGGHSGTDLPWLGLVIALAVAFAGPAIVALLWPTPLVVGDASVPDAELPHLDLAPGERAVYVTEIRSRGFAALAVSCAVIGLILVLAVDALIGICVLAVTVAGAVLQRATLRVDANGVRVVFGPGVRINIPLAEIRQASVEQIQPMQWGGWGYRVTPGKRGLILRAGPGLVLDLTNGTRFAITLDTPEPPAALLNTLLTH
- a CDS encoding GntR family transcriptional regulator, yielding MLIKVDLTAKEPLADQIAGQIRAAVASGTVKGGDRLPPARELASGLGVNMHTVLRAYAAVRDEGLIELRRGRGATVSHNATPATGRMAELVRELLAEGRRLGMSAEEVADLLRRTS
- a CDS encoding alpha/beta fold hydrolase, with amino-acid sequence MTIHHEVHGTGPALLLIHAGVADSRMWAAQRDDLAKDHLVVTLDLRGYGETPLAPGTEYSDADDVLAVLDALGLDTVTAVAASYGANVALQAASHKPQRFNRLVLFSPPLDEVDATEDLRAFATKENALLEAGDIAQATALNVQTWLGPEAGEEARALVTEMQANAFQIQIAAGDDIKNAEYAVQPDRIAVPVTVYDGAHDLEFFHRTTKYLAEALPDAQLVTLPWAGHLAALERPAETTALIRAAL
- a CDS encoding aminopeptidase C encodes the protein MERNLTAEQLELFEKEFAAQPSYRVMQNAVTQTPVNEIALDRRIVTGLDHSVSNLLDDWKVTNQKKSGRCWLFAGLNLLRTGAAQKLDVKDFEFSQNYLLFWDKFERSNFFLEAALETSDRDVDDRTVAHLLSDPIGDGGQWNMFIALVHKHGLVPKTAMPETESSSNTSAMNETLRKVLRQGARDLRKLAGDAEAQRARKQEVLTVVHRVLSIHLGTPPQKFLWQWKDNDKGFHRDGWMTPTEFAKKYVTIPLEEYVCVVHDPRESSPAGRTFTVEYLGNVIDAPPVVYLNVEMDLIKQLAMDAIVGGEPVWFGCDVGKQMSSDLGYWDAALFDYEAVYDTKFELDKAERLLHHETLMTHAMLFTGVDVVDGEPRRWRVENSWGDEKADSGFWTMNDSWFGEHVFEIAVRRSALPAELQARLGDEPIVLPAWDPMGALAD
- the rpmF gene encoding 50S ribosomal protein L32; protein product: MAVPKRKMSRSNTRKRRAQWKATPVDLVPITVDGEQLRVPRALVRAYQRGLI
- the rpsR gene encoding 30S ribosomal protein S18; translated protein: MPPAGNRKPKPNPLIRDGIEYVDYKDTALLRKFISDRGKIRSRRVTGLTVQQQKQVARAIKNAREMALLPYTSTTR
- a CDS encoding response regulator transcription factor; its protein translation is MSGVQRRVVVVDDHDMFRAGVRSEIGASVDIVGEGADVDSAVKAIVAGEPDVVLLDVHLPGGGGTEVMKQVHQRHPEVKFLALSVSDAAEDVIGVIRAGARGYVTKNISGTELVDAIGRVADGDAVFSPRLAGFVLDAFSGAIDIASVDEDLDRLSQREREVLRLIARGYAYKEVARELFISVKTVETHVSSVLRKLQLSNRHELTRWATDRRLV
- a CDS encoding ATP-binding protein; this encodes MTQPAHAAAQSEGPPGPAAAQEAPRVPPVEDPPAVRRAYRRTTDRYIGGVAGGIADHLGISAHAVRLTFVLVTVFGGFGVLIYATLWFLMPLAPPPGPAAPGLDAATKFGLRTEQPKPPPSGKTSNKGQPAAMIVFGAGMLLLLQVMGLGIAGKLFWPMVIAGTGLALIWRQADDNQRNEWSKVYPRLPFLGLLLGKRGFGPIMRLTVGVLLIAGAVTLYLVQVGKLSMLGDVLVALLLAIVGVGLIAGPWIHGLSRDLTNERSERIRTQERADMAAHLHDSVLQTLALIQKQANDPKAVARLARAQERDLRSWLYDETDDSDKTLSAAVKRAAAEVEDAHGVPIEVVTVGDCELTDGVSSMVRAARESMVNAAKHSGADKIDVFVEVDGDRAEIFVRDRGKGFDPEQVPEDRLGLRHSVMGRMERHGGRATVRSNPDTGTEVRLEMDR